From the Hevea brasiliensis isolate MT/VB/25A 57/8 chromosome 15, ASM3005281v1, whole genome shotgun sequence genome, one window contains:
- the LOC131168861 gene encoding 30S ribosomal protein S10, chloroplastic isoform X2 — MAPKQKIRIKLRSYWVPLIEDSCKQIMDAARTTNAKTMGPVPLPTKKRIYCVLKSPHVHKDARFHFEIRTHQRLIDILYPTAQTIDSLMQLDLPAGVDVEVKL; from the coding sequence ATGGCTCCAAAGCAGAAAATTAGAATTAAGCTAAGGTCTTACTGGGTGCCCCTGATTGAGGACTCCTGCAAGCAGATAATGGATGCTGCTAGGACTACCAATGCAAAGACCATGGGTCCTGTACCATTACCAACAAAGAAGCGAATCTACTGTGTTTTAAAATCCCCCCATGTGCACAAGGATGCTAGATTTCATTTTGAGATCAGAACCCACCAACGCCTAATTGATATTCTCTACCCAACTGCTCAGACAATTGATTCATTGATGCAACTCGACCTTCCTGCTGGGGTTGATGTGGAGGTTAAGCTCTGA